GAGAAGATTCAGGTGCCGACTCTTGCCTCGATTTTTGGGGCGATGCTGGCGGGAGTGGATGCGGTTTTGATGGGAGGCGGTATTCCGATCGGTATTCCGGCTGTTTTGGATGCGCTCGCGCGTCTGGAGCCTGCCGAGCTGAAGATGTCAGTTGCCGGCTTCCCCTGTGGTGAGGCACCCCGCATGTGTTTGGACCCGATGGCGCATCTGCCGCAGGATGCCAAACCCCTGAGCCGCCCGAAATTTCTGGCTATTATTTCTTCGGAAGTCCTGGCCAAAACGCTCGTCAAGAAAGCCAGTGGCTACGTTGACGGATTTGTGGTGGAGCACTATTCCGCAGGTGGCCATAATGCGCCGCCCCGGAGCAAGGACGGCTATGGCGAGCGTGATATCTGCAATATTTCGAAGATTGCCGAGCTGGGGCGCCCTTTCTGGTTGGCCGGGGGCTATGCCTCGCCGGACAAGCTGCTGGACGCGCTGGCTCTGGGAGCCCAGGGGATCCAGGTCGGAACGGCTTTCGCCTGTACCGAGGAATCCGGGATGCTGCCTGAAATCAAGGCAGAGGTGATCGAACTTTACCGCTCCGGAAACTTGGATGTCATTACGGACTATCAGGCTTCTCCGACCGGGTATCCTTTCAAGCGGGTTGATCTCGCCTGCAACGACGGTGAGGAACCACGCTATCCCTGCGATCTCGGCTACTTGCGCCAACTCTACCGTACGGAGTCCGGTGAAGTCGGCTACCGTTGCCCGGTTGCGCCCGCTCATGTCTATGAAAAGAAGGGCGGTTCGGCCGAAGAAACCGTGGGCAAGCGCTGCCTATGCAATGGATTGATGGCATCGATCGGCCTTGCCCAGGTCAAGGACGGTGCGCCCGTGCAGCCCTTGGTGACCTGGGGAGAGGACATGTCCTTCTTGGATGCTTTTGCCAGCGAGGCTCCGATCCGTGTGTCCGATTTGGTCGTTTATCTGCGCTCCAAGCTGCCAGCCTCTATGAGGACGGTTGCTTGATGCTGGGTTAGACCTGGGGATATTTACGAGTGCAAGCCCAGCAGCTTGAGTCCGATTGTAATCCATAGTGGAATCGTGACGAGGCTGATTAGGGTCGTACTGAGTACCAGTTTCAGGGCGACCTCGGGCGATCCGTCGAAGTGTCTGGCCAGTACGATGGGGAACACGCCGCAGGGCATGGCCGCCTGAATGCACATCACCGCCTTCAATTCGCTCGGCAAGGGGAGTATAAACGCGACGAGCAGGAAGAGGGCGGGCAGTATTCCGAGCCGGAGCAGGCAGCCGATGACCGGCAGCCGTTTGTTCTCCTTCATTTTGACTCCGGCGGCCAGGTCCGCAAAGGTTGCCCCGGTTAAGAGGAGTCCGAGTGGGATGGCACTTTGTCCGAGCAGCGAAATCGACTCGATGAACATGTCGGGCATCCGCTGGTCGATTTGCAGGAGGTTCAGTGGTGTGGCCAGCAGGATCGCGATGACGGGGCCGCTGAAGATACGGCGCCAAGCGGATTTCGGATCATTGGCCGAAAGGATGAAGCCCACGCCCAGGGTCCACATCGCAATTTCCACTCCAAGGTTATGAACCAGAAGTACACCGGTTGTTTCGCGGTCAAAGAGGAGTGCAATGATCGGAATCGGTAGGTAGCCGTAGTTGTAGATGCCCGTCGTAAAGGCAAAGGTGCGGCATTCTCGCTGGTCGCCGAGTCCGAATTTGCGGGCCACCAGCATGGCCAGGGCAAAGCCGGCTACAATTGTGGTGAGGCCGACCAAGGGTGGCAGCAATATGTTGGAAGGCTGCCGTAGCGCATCATTGCCGAGAATGTGGTCGAAGATGAAGCAGGGGTAGAGAAGGTTGACCACGACCGACATCAGGCTGCGGTCCGCCTCCGCGTCGAGCCAACCGAGCTTCCGTACCAGAAAGCCGGCACCAATGACCAGGAAGATCGGCATGACCGCGGTGAAGATGAGTTGCGTGGTGGGCATTGCTATTGAATTATAAGGTGACTGAGGAGATGGCAAAGCGGAGTATGTCAAAGCCCGCCGCGTTGGGATTAACCCAGGATTCGCTGCATGACTTCCGCCGAAACCGGTTCGTACGCACGGTAGGTGGCATGGGCGCCCGCCAGAACATCAGGAAAGGCGTTGTGGTCGGCTTCATCCGCGAATTCAAAGCCGAGCAGGGCGCGACCGACACGTTCCCCGGAATAAACGTAGTTGAAATAGCATAGATTCGCGTGGGGGCTGACCGCCTTGAGAAATCCGGCGAGGGCACCGGGGCGTTCGTGGAAGTCCAGGGTCATGAAATAGGGGTGTGACAAGAGCTTGGATTCATAATGGATGAGCCGGAAGGCGACATCCGTGTCTGAAGTCACTTCACTGAACTGGTACCCGCCGGCGTTCAGGGCTCGGGCCAGCACGTCGAATTCCATCGGTGCGACATCGAACCCGATGACCGGGTTGGCATCGCTTGCATCGGTCTTACCATATTGGAAATCGACGATGTTAACCGAATCCGGCAGGGCTTCGAGCAGTCGGTACATCGATCCTGCTTGCTCCGGGATCGCGATGCGCA
The nucleotide sequence above comes from Coraliomargarita parva. Encoded proteins:
- a CDS encoding nitronate monooxygenase, whose amino-acid sequence is MIIQGGMGVAVSNWRLARAVSTCGELGVVSGTALDSVLIRRLQDGDPDGHMRRALAAFPYPKMVKPIVDRWFIPGGKAADAPYKMKPLPVVDMGIAEVELCIVANFVEIYLAKEGHNGFVGINLLEKIQVPTLASIFGAMLAGVDAVLMGGGIPIGIPAVLDALARLEPAELKMSVAGFPCGEAPRMCLDPMAHLPQDAKPLSRPKFLAIISSEVLAKTLVKKASGYVDGFVVEHYSAGGHNAPPRSKDGYGERDICNISKIAELGRPFWLAGGYASPDKLLDALALGAQGIQVGTAFACTEESGMLPEIKAEVIELYRSGNLDVITDYQASPTGYPFKRVDLACNDGEEPRYPCDLGYLRQLYRTESGEVGYRCPVAPAHVYEKKGGSAEETVGKRCLCNGLMASIGLAQVKDGAPVQPLVTWGEDMSFLDAFASEAPIRVSDLVVYLRSKLPASMRTVA
- a CDS encoding AEC family transporter, with protein sequence MPTTQLIFTAVMPIFLVIGAGFLVRKLGWLDAEADRSLMSVVVNLLYPCFIFDHILGNDALRQPSNILLPPLVGLTTIVAGFALAMLVARKFGLGDQRECRTFAFTTGIYNYGYLPIPIIALLFDRETTGVLLVHNLGVEIAMWTLGVGFILSANDPKSAWRRIFSGPVIAILLATPLNLLQIDQRMPDMFIESISLLGQSAIPLGLLLTGATFADLAAGVKMKENKRLPVIGCLLRLGILPALFLLVAFILPLPSELKAVMCIQAAMPCGVFPIVLARHFDGSPEVALKLVLSTTLISLVTIPLWITIGLKLLGLHS